The Nocardia bhagyanarayanae region GCCGGTGACAGCGCCCTGCCCGCCGACAACCTGTTCCGGACCGGCGACATGTTCGACGGGGTGGGGGCCGCGCCGGGGGACTTCGGCGTGTACCTGGGCGCCGACGCGAGCGCGGAGATCTGGACCCACTTGGACGTCGATTTCGGCGTCACCCCCGAAGGCGTGTACCTGACCACCGATCTGCGGGTCGAGGCCTCCGCGGGACTTACCGTGAAGTCGGCGGCGGGCACCAACATCGGCGACCAGCTCGACAACTTCTCGGACTGGCTCGAGGGTTCGCGCCCGGAGAGCGGCGCCGCCCGTGGCGCGGACCAGCAGCAGCCCGGTGCGACGGCCGGTGGCACCGGTCTCGCGAGCGGTCTCTCGACTTCTGCCGCGCCTGCACCCGCGCCGGTCGCGCACGCGGCGCCCGCGCTCGCCGCACCGCAGCCGGTCGCTCCCGCGGTGGCCGCGGCGCCCGCGCCCGTGGCTCATGTCGCGACGTCCGCGCCCGTGGCTCCCGCGGTGGCCGCGCCCGCGGCCGTCGCCGCGCCCGCCGCTGTCGCCGCCCCCGTGGCGGCGACTCCGCTGCAGACCACGATTCAGCCGGAGGCCGCGACGACGCCCATCGCGAACGTCTTCGGCACGCCGGCGGGTCCGTCCCCGCTGACCGCGCCCGCGGCCGCGGTGCCCGCGCTGTTCGATCAGCACGTGCGGCCGACCACCGGCCCGTCGCCGGTGACCGGCGTCCCCAACCCGGCCGACACCTACCCGGGGACCACCGCGCCGACCACGATCACCCAGACGGTGCCGACGCCCAGCGTGCCGACTCCGACCAAGCCGGACACCGGCACCGTGCCGACCCTGGAACCGGGCGTCACCAAGGTGCCGGGCGTGACCGTCCTGCCCACGCCGGGCGGCGGCGCCGACGTGATCACCAAGACGCCCGGCGTCACGGTGACCCCGCAGCCGTCCACCCCCGACGTCGACATCACCACCCCGGGCGGCGGAACCACCGGCGGCGGCACCGGAACGACCGGCGGAAGCACGGGGACCACGGGCGGCAACACCGGCGGCGGCGCCGGGACGGGCGGCGGCACCGGCACCGGCGGTACGGCCAACCCGGGCACGACCTACCCCACCGGCGGCCAGAGCACCCCCGACGTCCCCACGGTCTCGGTGCCTTCGCAGCCCCCGACGTACGACGCGCCGACGCAGGCGCCTACCGTTCCTTCTGTCGATGTCGACGCGCCGTCGGTCGTCGTGCCGACGCCGGTCACGCCGGTCAAGCCGCCGGTACTGGTCGAGCCGCCGAAGACGCGCCCGATCAGCGACGAGCTCGACCACGCGAGCTACCACCAGGTGGTCGCGCAGATGCCGATCGAGCACGGCGGACTGGGCGCGGGGCTGCTGCCGGGGACCACCATGACCGAGACACACCACCCGATCGCGGGACCGGACGTAACCCTGGTCTGAACCGGATCAGCGGTGGTCCGGGAGCACGCACGCCGTATTCGTCGAGCGCGAGAACGAGGAGTTAGGAGGAGGCTTGTCTGCCGCAGCCGGGCTGGAGTCCGCGACGGTGAAACACCCGGACGCGATGGCACCGCTCATCCGGGTACTGGACGAACTGCGGGAGATGGCTCGCTCCGCGGGCCGCGACGACCTCGGCGGTCGGCTGAGCATGGTTCGTGCCAGGATCGGGGACCCGCGGGTCCGTCTCGTCGTTGTCGGCGATCCGAAGAACGGCATGAGCACGCTCGTCAACAGCCTGGTAGGGGCGCAGGTGAGCGCCACCGAGACGGCACTGAGCGCACCGGTGATCGTGGAGTACGGCCCGGAGCCGACCGCCACGCTGGTCAGGTCGACCGGGCCGGGCCGCACCGAGCGCCAGCCGGTGGACCCGCTGAATCCCGGTCCCGCGCTGGCCGCGCACGGCGTGATCCGCGCCGAATTCACCGAGCCGAGTGCGCTGCTCGCCGACGGCATCGTCCTGATGGACGCGCCGGGCTCCGGCGACGAGCACACCCGCTGGTCGATGATCGCGGCCGCCGACGCCGTGCTCTACGTCGCGGAGGCGTCGGCCGAGCTGACCCCCGTGCAGCTGGAGTATCTGCAGCGGGTGCAGCAGCTCTGTCCGACGGTCATCTGCGTGCTCAACAAGATCGACGTGCACCCGCAGTGGTCGCACGTGCAGCAGCGCAACCGCGATCTGCTCGACGCGGCCGGTCTCGGCTTCGCGGTGGCGCCGGTCTCCGCGCTGCTGCACCGGCAGGCGGGCAGCTACCAGCGCGACATCGAGTCCGGGGTGCCGCAGCTGATCGACCACCTGCGCGACTACGTGGTGGCGCGCGCCGATGCGGTGGCCCGTGACGCGGCCCTGCGTGACATCCGGCTTGTGGCAGACCATCTCGCGGTCACCCTGTACACCGAGGCCGAGGCGCTGCGCGATCCGCGCCGCCGCGCCCAGATCACCGAGCAGCTGATCGCGGCCCGCGACGAGGCCGATCAGTTGCGCCAGCGCACCGCCAACTGGCAGGTCGCCTTGGCCGACGGCGCCACCGAGCTGATGGCCGATATCGAGCACGACCTGCGCCACCGGCTGCGCAGCCTGGTGCGCGACGCCGAGGCCGAGATCGCGCAGACCGATCCGGCGCGCGGCTGGAAGGAGTTCGGCGCCGACCTGGACGCGCGCATCTGCGAGGCCGTCGAGGAGAACTTCGTCATGGCGCACTACCGGTCGGTGGAGCTGTGCGAGCAGGTGGCCGCGAAGTTCCCCGCCGACAATCGCACCCCGCCGCTGCCCGACCTACGCCTGACCAACCCTGGTGAGGTGCTGGAGGCAGTGGCTCCGCTGGAGTCGCTCGACAGCGCGAAAGGCGGTGTGACCGAACAGATTCTGTCCGGTCTGCGCGGTTCCTACGGCGGTATCCTGATGGTCGGTCTCGCCACCAGCCTGCTCGGCATGTCGCTGGTGAACTGGTACTCGGCGGGCGCGGGCGTGCTGCTCGGCGTCAACGCGATCTGGGACGACCGCAAGAACCGCAAGCTGCGCCGTCGCGCCGAGGCCAAGGTCGCGGTGGCCAGGCTGATGGACGACGTGATCTTCCAGGTGAGCAAGGAATCGCGAAACCGGTTGCGCGCCATGCAGCGAACGCTGCGCGACCACTTCACCGACATCGCCACCGACGCGCTGCGCACGGCCGACGAGGCACTGCGCGTCGCGGAGGACGCCTACGGCAAGTACGGCGACCGTCGCGAGGACCGCATCGCCGAACTCGACAGCAGTCTCGGCAAGCTGCGGGCCGTCCGCGACCGCGCCGACACCCTCGCCGCCTGACACCGTCCGACGCCGATCCGTGGGCGGGTCCGCCCGAGCCGCTCAGACCGGGCCGATCGGCGGGGAATGGGCGGGCTGGAACTGTCCGGCCTCACGCCGCTCCTCGGCCCTGATCACGTGCGTCACCGCGTTGATCAGCGCCAGATGGGTGAACGCCTGCGGGTAGTTGCCCAGATGACGTCCGCTGCGCGGGTCGATCTCCTCGGCGTAGAGGCGCAGCGGGCTGGCGAAGCCGAGCAGACGCTCGCACAGGTGCCTGGCCCGCTGCAGTTCGCCGATCTCGACCAGCGCGGACACCAGCC contains the following coding sequences:
- a CDS encoding dynamin family protein; the protein is MSAAAGLESATVKHPDAMAPLIRVLDELREMARSAGRDDLGGRLSMVRARIGDPRVRLVVVGDPKNGMSTLVNSLVGAQVSATETALSAPVIVEYGPEPTATLVRSTGPGRTERQPVDPLNPGPALAAHGVIRAEFTEPSALLADGIVLMDAPGSGDEHTRWSMIAAADAVLYVAEASAELTPVQLEYLQRVQQLCPTVICVLNKIDVHPQWSHVQQRNRDLLDAAGLGFAVAPVSALLHRQAGSYQRDIESGVPQLIDHLRDYVVARADAVARDAALRDIRLVADHLAVTLYTEAEALRDPRRRAQITEQLIAARDEADQLRQRTANWQVALADGATELMADIEHDLRHRLRSLVRDAEAEIAQTDPARGWKEFGADLDARICEAVEENFVMAHYRSVELCEQVAAKFPADNRTPPLPDLRLTNPGEVLEAVAPLESLDSAKGGVTEQILSGLRGSYGGILMVGLATSLLGMSLVNWYSAGAGVLLGVNAIWDDRKNRKLRRRAEAKVAVARLMDDVIFQVSKESRNRLRAMQRTLRDHFTDIATDALRTADEALRVAEDAYGKYGDRREDRIAELDSSLGKLRAVRDRADTLAA